The following nucleotide sequence is from Synchiropus splendidus isolate RoL2022-P1 chromosome 14, RoL_Sspl_1.0, whole genome shotgun sequence.
tcAACTCACCATTTATCAATGCACTTCTGGCAAAAACTGTGGGAGCAGGGCAGAATGAGATCGGCTTTCCCATCCATGCATATGCAGCATTCCTCATCATCAGTCAGCTGCTTCACTCTGaacagcagaaacacaaacagaacgTATTTACTATGTACATCACGTGGTCAAAAGGAAGGCATCGAGAGAATATGtgggatgaagaatgttgaaaatgaaatgagggACACAGCCAGTGAGGCTGATGGGTGACATGAAGGGGAGCCAGCCCCTGATGCggaaagacacacaaaaaaaaacctatcTCCATGGCACTCTAACGGACCTGCCCATCCACATGCTGGCCTGACAGGAATCAGTGGTGGGCAGCTGGGTGGACGTGCCCTCAGTAGCACCCTCTGCTGACAAGACCTCAGCAGCCTGACTGGTGATGTCCCGATAGAGCTGGATGAACTGGTACAGGTTCATGATGCGGGACGCCTCCAAGATGCCGCTTTCCTTGTTGATCTGGGGTGAAGCAAGTAGTTACTACTTGATGTGCTATGATCAACTTatgacattaaataaatattcatcaggCATTTAGCAATGAAAGTCCACAAACTTTAAAGTGTGTTTGCCTGTGTTTTCTGTACAACAATCAATGTTGGAAGAAAATTCATGCTCGACCAGAAACCTCTATATAACGTTTTAAATGCTAATATTTAGTTGAAGCGCTGCGCACCACAAGGACCCCCGCGAATGTGGTACATTGGACACTAACCAATCAGTCCAACAGATACAGCAGCTTGTTGATGATATTAAGGAGTATTTCTAACAGTGACTATCATGTTAATCCCACACATATCAACACCACCATTACAAAGTGCCAAACCTCTTCATATTGTGAAtgcatgaattaaaaacaaaacaaagttccGAATAAAATTAATCAATGGTAAATAACAAATATTAGCATTTTACAACAGCTTTTGTAGGTGTCAGATTAATGACATCATCAATTAACAAATTAACTGAAATctgaaggttaaaaaaaaaaaaaacaaacgtagAAAGAAAAGAATGTTGAAGAACAACAGCGGTCATAAAGGGAGCAGTGTTTAATCGGAATCAGATGCAGAGTCATTCAAATACAAACAATGCCCAACCTTAGCGAGACATGTTGCAGACATCTGAAGTGTCCTCAGACACACTCCATGCACTTAGTGATATCTGATACACATCCAATTGCAAACTGACAGACTGTGATGCAGAGGTGACCAGATGTAAAAAGGCGATACATCCATTCCACCAGCAACAGACAAAGTGGAACTATTTTTCAGTGACTTCACTGCTCCGCAAACATGACCTAATATCCCTGTCAACCACCACCTGCTTGccagtgcttttttttgttgtccattGTGGGCCTACCTTTGTACAGACCACTCTCACTGCCACCTTCCAAAACGCTGTGGCATCAGATCCGGGCTTCACCTCAAACAGCAGGTGCTTCTGCTGTCCTGCTGAAAGCTTGGCCGTCCTAGAAGAAAGGTGAAAGACGGAATGTTGAGCTTTGACTCAAACGTACCGTGATTATATTACATAATGTCGTCATTTAAATGTGACTTACACGTCATTTAATTCGGCAACTCTGGCCAGGAACTCCTCATAGGTGAGGTAACTGCTGTCACGAACAAGACCCACATGTTTGGCCAGCTTGTCGGGGAGACGGGACACAGCATGACCTGAGATCTGCTGACCCATCCTGGGTGCAGAGGTTATCCCAAAACAGCCCACAGCATAAAACTCTGTAACAGAGGCACTGACTTCCATCAGTATTCAATTTCGCAGGCTGCAAGATGACAAGACTTATTACTTTACTGAAAGCGATTACAGTGGCCGTGGTTCCTTTCAAAAACACATATTCAAGATCCTTCATTTCCTTTTAAAATACTAGTTCATTTCACCGCCTCCTGACATAAGCAATTGGATAAACGTGGGATATGTGCATTGCATATATCATTGTCATAACCTCTACAACAGGATTAATGTTGAACACAAAAGTGTTTGTTGAATAGCTTTTGCCCATTTAGCAGCGTTGTTACATCTTTGAGCACCGAAACGTTTGGCAGCAGTATGCTAATGTTGCTGCTGTGCTAAACGCCAAACAGACCGACACGGTTAAACTAGGCAATCCTTGCTATTTTAGGAGGATTTCAGTCTTACACCATACTAGGTCAGTACCTTACCAAATTGTCACGATAAAGAGGAAGCAGGTAAAGTCCACACGCAGACGCAACATAGTTCCTACTTTCTGTTTATGTTGACAAGGTCGCCGATCAATGACGTCATCAGTCATCTAGGCGGGGTTGTTCTTCATGTTCTTCAAGCCAATTCGCCACTCATCCCTTCAATCAGTCAATGTTAACCAATAGCGACGAATGTGTGCTCCGTTCTTTTTCTGGTGGAGATAGAAGCGCAGCTGACAGAAGGCGTGCTGCAGAAAAAGTTCAAGCGTTTTCCCTCATACGCACAGCTCGAGGTATGCGTAAGCTTGGCAGAGACGATCATCGATAATATCCGCGAATCAGAATCCTCTTTATTTGCTGcttgtttcattcattccattctcaaaataaacatgatGAATAAGAGCAAGCGCGTGAGTCAATTCCTGCCCAAACGAATGCGGACAGTAACAGAAATATTACTTTACCATGTTGTGGCTGGAACAAGTTGTACTTACCTTGTTTGTCCACTAGATGCAGACGCTGAACCACAAGAAGGTTTGAATACGGCAAGTTCAGTGTAGTATCTGGATGCTTTCACGTTAGAAAGGCCAAGTGAGGTGAACAACGAGCCTCACCTGAGATGGGCTACACACGCAAATATTGGGAAATGAAGACTGCCGCCCGCATCACCATCCATCATTGAACTGTGTCTATAGCTGTCAGTGTCAGCATTCATCACCATGTTTTTTATTCGTGAGAGCTCCTGGTTTCTTACTGCCTCTAAGGGACAGTAGAGACCAACTATAACGAAGCTCCTCAGCGCACCAACGATTGTTTCAGTTTGAAGTGTAGCACATGGTTTTCAGATGACTGACCAAATGATAGGAAAATGAGAcaaagaattgaaaaaaaaaaggtaatcaGTCAATTAGAATGAATCAGTTCAATATTTGttccatgaaaatgaaaaattccATGAATTTATTGCGACATTTCATCCTcgtatttatttgcatttcttGGCTTCACTGCTTCTAGCATGTGTATGTCTGTGTTGGAAGTTTTGTCCAATCAGATTTCATCCTCTGTGAGTTGCTATGCCTGTCCCATCTGTCCAGGACCTCAGACCCAGGAGTGCCTCTGTACCACCCATGTTTCCATCCTCTGTTTCTAAGGTCAACTTTCAGAGTTTAAATTGTAGCAACAGTTCTGTAATGATCTGATCTCAACAAAAAGTGTGGGTTGAGATCCGATTAGTTAGTTAGAACATAGTTAGCACATCCTTGGAAAGAGCTCCCAGCTTTTACCCTCCATGTCAGTGGTGAAGGACCgtggaaagaaggaaaaaaacagaggtCATCTCCACAATGAATTTTAATTTAACTAATatcaattcataaaaaaatataaataatcagGAATTCCAAAACCTGACTAATGCTTTAATGACCATAACCTTCAACAGTATTCACGAGTAACTCCGTAAGTGTAGTTTTGTTTCACACGACAGGTTGCTATTCCATGTTtctatagagggttttcacaacgcgtcatcaaacccggaagccgccatgtggGAGATATTCACTGCTCTCAGCACAGAGTAGCACTGAAGGTGATTCTCCGAGCGTTTCCTTGAAAAAATGGCGAATTACGGTCCTCCAAAAGTTATTCCAAATCAAGGAGAAAAATGCCAGAAGTTAtcggaagaaaggaggcgcttgtggttagcgaagctgaaccaggaccttcGTGGCAAAACTGTGCATAACTTCCGAATATTCTGCAAAAAATATATCGTAAATGGATATTAATTTGCACagaacttttatcagaacatatttattgatgccGACACACGCAGTTTTCAGAACTTTCCCTTAAAAAgctatctcacacacacacaaaagtactAGAGCGCAAACTAAAatagcacacaaactcaaaatgaaaggtgaaaatatttaaatacgtcacattctcatatacGGTGCAAATGTCGTCGATGACTTGGTATAACCGTTCAAGCTCAACTCTTCCAAGTGTCGCGTATTTTCGTGTTCGTTAAGTCCCTCTCTGTatgtcctgtcactcccaaTTCGTTTTGACCAgcctttctgttttgttttgcattttcccATTGCACTCCATTCACAGTGTATGGGGGTGTTTACAAAGAGTATCTCAAACATGGCGGCCTACGGGTTGGATGACACGGTGATGATgcagtgaaaaccctctatatcATCACCATTAGCTTTGCGCAATAATGTTGCTTTCCACCAGGATAAAGGAAGAGAAGAACCATATAGAAGCGCTGAATCTTTCTGTGACCAAAGCACAGGTTTAGTGTCTTACCTCAGGACCATAAAATCATGCTGCAGGTAAACTTATTTGGACGAGAGTTTTAATTCCTTTCACCTTCAAAGCTATTGGTTCCTGTTTAGCAACACAAATCCAATCCGTTCTTTTAATGCTCATATTACAATGGAGTGCACCATGGTTGAAGGAACACAATCTTAAACTCAAAAACAGGACTAAATCAAAATTGACGGGACAGCATCTGTTTCTATTTCCAGTTCTAAAATCACTGACTGTCTGGTTCAGGTGCGTGCTGAACAGCCCTCCCCTGTCTGGTCTCACCTGGCCTGCAGATTACACTCCCACCTGTTTCCAATCACACCCCACTCCCTCATGTTTTTAACTCTCTTACCAGCTCATTATTCTGCAGTAATTCCACGTCTTCTCTCCACATCTCTGATCCTCACCTGTCTCGACACCTCCTCTAGTCTGACAGATCCTGTATTCTTCTGCCTGTCTCTGATCTCCCGTGTCTTGACCTTGGACTGAATAAATAGACTTTGTGAACTGAATTTGAGATGACAGAGCCTGAAAGTAAAATAACAGCAATATTTCACTGACAGGTTATCTTTGAGCGCAAGGAGGTAAGTAACACTGGCAATGAATTCCTTTTCCTGTTAAAAGAGAGTTGGACAACCGGACATGAGGGTGTTCATGGTTAGTTTGATCAACCCAAAGTCAAAGTTGATCTGCAAACAGCCCTTAACACTGGAACACAGATCACACAAGTCATCATGGCAGtatgtgaaacagtgtcacttTTCCTAACATTAATGACTGTTTATGCAGAATGTTTATGAATGTTGTAGCACACCTGATCGATGCAAAACAGACTTCAAcgtaacaaaaaaaatgaaatataaaaatatagttTCAGGTGTTTAGAAGTTGGACACTGAAAGTTTAAAGAGTGAAGGTGATCATCCAATGTACTGCTTGTGAGCTGGTTAGGTTCACACTGTATGTCGCCCTGGTAACTGACACTAAGGTACACTGATCCTGTGTCATGAAGCTGAAAAAATACAGAGTTTCTGCTCACTTCCAGGAAACCAACTCAAGCTTTTCACTTAACCTTTTCTGACTTGACCCCAGGTCTAGTTCTATTGTAGGGAAATGGCCACTCTACCGCTTCAATTTCCCtacatattttatttctcaAGTGTTGTACTTATTTAGTAGGGATGCCAATCACCGCGGaccaccgataccgatcacatggattgacaatgaatttgtaatcaaaatgatgagacgcTCTGTgtgcatgatgtgaaaacatgaaccattaaatcattttaacttgtttgacatgttttaatataccacttcaagaaggcaaaaaatagggaaaaaaaaccttgcagaatgttGCAACTATTCTGTGAagaggacaactgaaaaacatttaatttgatgtgagacgtcgcagtctggtgagtctcttgagactttgctatgtctgtgaaatatttacgtACTGTAGCAGGACTGAATGTTTCCACCTCAGCTCAGACGTTTTCAAAAGCTCCCGACTCTGACGCATACGGTCATTTCTGTCTGTCGTTTCTCTgcataaacgacacctgagaaaggctgctcatctcgctcagtgaaattaatgattatttcttgggcaattagcttagcgttctgaatgtcacgctcgaaccggcgggtgttgctaaccGTTAggtgcgctaacagcctgctgctaagGAACCAGCGGTCTAACTTTCATGAGGGcagaaaactctgtgctccgtcaaatGCTGCAGCTTTAAATTGCATGTTTAATTTGAACGCGAATCTctgcattttcaacattttcccgTGATGCAAACTTTTaatgacagattgaaaataTCTTCACGGCAGACTTCAGCTTCACGtctgctgccgagtgagcagcgGGTTGGGAGGAGCGGACACACCACAACCAGCGGGGTTTCATCAGAGAgctggctgtcacatgtgatcggttgttgtgatcggcaatccGGTCACGATGAAATCCGCCGATCACGATCAGTGACTCctattatttacaaaaaaaaacatcttaataACTCACTTACCAAACACTCGCCTCCCTCGTAAACACTGTGCTAAATGCTCCAGCTGCATACCACTGCTGCTGTCAAGCATCATTCACTATGCTGCTACAAAGCcaaatatttcaatgttttataaTTTCAGATCGATATATCATCGCTTAACAGGTAAACAATGTATACAATTATATTCATAATTATGATAAAAACTAAATCATAATACTTTTATGTGCATTTGTCAGAGGCCCATTCATACATACAACATaataaaacatacatacatccaAGGGTTTTATAGATTGTACATTCTTTTATTATAACATATCTGAAAAATCACGTGGCCCACTGAGCCCAAGAAAATATGGATCTTATTTACTTCCATAAAGTCTCCCACAGCACTTACACAGCAAATGCATTCATCAATAAAGAAGATATGTGACTTGAAAAATATCTCCTGCAACTATGTGAGCTGACTGACGGGCTGTGTGGTCCATAAACTGATAGTTCTGATGATCAGCCACTCTGACTGACTGGCCGTGATCACAATGCGCACACACTCAATGTCAAAACCAATCTTGTGGTCCACATTGTTCACCTCAATTTTCCCACCCTTGAATTCTCCCAGTGTGATGTACGAGCCGCACTGTCGTCCCTGTTTGGTCTCCACAGATTTCTGTcccacttccagggctccatgATGGAGGATGTCGCTCTGACGGTCCTCTGTACCTGTGACGATTGTAATCCTACGGATTTTGGTAGATTTattgaaaataatgacaaagaAGTCTCCAGTACTTGGAGGTTTGCCCCAGAAGTACTCGTCGATGATGCTGCTGTAGGCCTTGGTGGCCTCATAGCTCTCAAAGACCTTGATGTTGGTGTATAGTCTGGCAGGAGGGTTGTCAGGAAGGTCCACAGAGTCCTCCTCAAAGTCATCGTCCTTCAGCTTGTTCTCAGCTCCTTTGTAAGATGAATAGTAGCCCATGTGCTGGAACAACGAGGGCTTGAAGCGGATCACGTCCTTCTGGGCCAGCAGACCCCTGAAATGGATGAGCAGCCAGTCGCAGGGCATTTCCTGGTAGAACATGAGCAGGAAGTGGGCCAGACGAGGCAGGTCCTTGGAGTGGTAGAGCTTCCCGATGTAGCCCAGCTTAGAGAACTCCAGCATGACCCAGTAAGAACCTTCCCGTGAGGTGATCACCTTCTTCAGCGCGGTCAGAAAGTTCCTGGAGCAGCGCACGTCATCTTCCAACATCATGTAGTAGTGAGACAGGTTGGTGCAGAAGTTGAGGAGGAAAGCGTAGTCCACGTTCTGTTTGGAGCGGAAGCGAACTCTGTCGTCTGGGTCGTTGTAGTtcctcttcagtccttccagaGAAGGATAGAACTCCTCTGGAGCCTGGATCACCAGGAGACGCCCCGCAATGATGTGGTGACCAAACTTCCGGGTGATTTCCTGGACCAGGTTCTCACACCAGACCAGGTCAAAGTCCGCCAGGTGGACCACAACCACAATCTCATTCAGCTCCTCATAATTGGACTGATCAAAGATGGACTTGATGGTCTCCAGAAGGTAGTTCCCTCGTCGCCTCTTCACAGACGACAGTCCGATGGTGAGGAACTCTGTCGGCACAGAACAGTGCAGTAAGTGTATTGGACCCAATACAGAAGGATTCCTTTTGGAGATCGTATAGATTCGGTGGACACCGTATAATTAAAACCATCACTGCGATCTGTAATACAGTGTTACGGATAAACAAAAATCATAGGTAATGGATTGGATTTTGGGatgaattggattttttttcctagTTACACTCTCTAATGCCTGACATTACAGTGGTCATCATGCAAGTTGTCACTAATGTCCGCCTGGTCGATTTGAGCAACAGCAGGGGATGACGACATGCAGTGTTGCATCCTACTGGGCCAGGTTCATATCACAACGTGTGTTGAacgttcacaccaaacacaaCTTAGTGACACTTGCTACACTACGCCCACCAGAGTAGATGGAAGTTTCCAGCCACTCAAGCAACTTCTCCCGGATCAAGTTGTGTTCAAAAAAGTAGGTCAACCTGCTGAGAGGTGGGGCTAAGTAGGTGGGGAGTCACAAGAGGCAGAAATGTAAACGCTTCACAAAGACTATAGACTTATTattagaaacaaaacaaaaccaaaaaaaaagacttggacCTCTGTGCATGTATCATGAAatctctgctgtgattggttaaTGTGCCACAACTTATCGTTgaaattcagatttttaaacTTCACTGCTTGATGTAATGCTGGCAAATCCTTTCTGAAATGCGTTTCCTGAAGCACACTGTAGCTATGACCCGGTCGCCCTAAATGGGTCCCATCATACTCACCCTTCAACAGTGGCTTTACATGTAAATCAGCCACTTTGGCCAGTTCACCTTTGAGTTCATTGACTGAATGTACAGTGGCCGTGCTCCTGCTTTTTGAGCAGCTTACTTATATAAATGCTTCACAAGTATattgagaaaaacaaattaCAAAACAGAGgtcaaatataaaacaataataaaaaacacacattttgtattacaaataattgaaattaggaaaatgtgttttaaaaagtgttACTTCTAGGTCATCTTTAAATTTCAAAATTCCTTGAGGTGCACCAGAATGGACGCACCAATGGGGTCTGACTGACTCATGAGGGTATATTAGTTTTGATGCTCTGTAGAGCAGTCATCTTATAGTAAAGTTGTTGACCACAGAAggcaacagaagaagaagaggaagacgaaaGTTAAACATACTCACTTTTTCGAGGCAGAGGAATCCCTGCGAGGTATCTGTAAGTCACGTTGATGGTCCCAGAGAAATTGGAAAGATCTCTGAAGGTGTGGATGTATCTGTTCCCGGGATGCATCAGTGAGTCCCCCAGTTGTCGTTTCTCTGCCTCCTGAGCCATTCGGAGAACAGACTTTGAATGCAAAGCTTCAACTGGAAATCAACATTGTTTGCTCAGGTTCCGTCAAGGATCCGCCTCAACATCCCAGCGGCACACCTGCTGCCTCCATCTGCTACCTCAGTCCAGCCTGCTCATCACTCATCATACAGTTTGTCCTGGAAGTCTCGGCACTCTGTCCTAAATCTCAACAACTCCACCAGCCTCATCCCCTGACCTCCAGTCTCCAGATTGTCTGTCAGATTGTTCTGACAGTATGATGGCGGCCATATTCCAATC
It contains:
- the rnf141 gene encoding RING finger protein 141, translating into MGQQISGHAVSRLPDKLAKHVGLVRDSSYLTYEEFLARVAELNDVTAKLSAGQQKHLLFEVKPGSDATAFWKVAVRVVCTKINKESGILEASRIMNLYQFIQLYRDITSQAAEVLSAEGATEGTSTQLPTTDSCQASMWMGRVKQLTDDEECCICMDGKADLILPCSHSFCQKCIDKWSGQSRNCPMCRLQVSAASESWVMPDMPTEDDIAGYILNLADEAGYAHRP
- the LOC128771185 gene encoding alpha-1,3-mannosyl-glycoprotein 4-beta-N-acetylglucosaminyltransferase C-like, whose product is MTTRPQWKFMDKMRCFRKRSMFPLLGVLITFLLFFNLYMDGGYMLEAEKRQLGDSLMHPGNRYIHTFRDLSNFSGTINVTYRYLAGIPLPRKKFLTIGLSSVKRRRGNYLLETIKSIFDQSNYEELNEIVVVVHLADFDLVWCENLVQEITRKFGHHIIAGRLLVIQAPEEFYPSLEGLKRNYNDPDDRVRFRSKQNVDYAFLLNFCTNLSHYYMMLEDDVRCSRNFLTALKKVITSREGSYWVMLEFSKLGYIGKLYHSKDLPRLAHFLLMFYQEMPCDWLLIHFRGLLAQKDVIRFKPSLFQHMGYYSSYKGAENKLKDDDFEEDSVDLPDNPPARLYTNIKVFESYEATKAYSSIIDEYFWGKPPSTGDFFVIIFNKSTKIRRITIVTGTEDRQSDILHHGALEVGQKSVETKQGRQCGSYITLGEFKGGKIEVNNVDHKIGFDIECVRIVITASQSEWLIIRTISLWTTQPVSQLT